The genome window GAAAAAGTAGAGTTATGAAGGCGAAAAATATAGGTAAGGGTAAAAAGCATTGTAACCTAAAAAAATATGAGGACTTAGCCATGCTAAATCCTCTACCATCTAACTCTCAATACCTTAACTCTGTAAGGACTGCAAACGGGCAAATTCTTGATCAAATATTTGTAAGTCAATATTATCATCTTCTTGTTCAAAGAGCGATCGCCTTAATTGTCCCAAATAAATAGGATAAGTAAAACCATCTCCATGATATTGCGCCCTAGCCCTAACAGTTAAGTTGGCATCTCCATCGGTGGCACTTCTACCATAGGAAAATAAATCGATGGCGGCTTGTTGGAGGGTAGCTTCCAATTGCTCTTTAGTAATATCAGTGGATACCGCAATCACCGCTTGATTTGCTCCATTATCATAAACAACGTTAAATCTGACGGCATTGGGGATGCTAGGGCGCCCAAATAAGCCCAAACTTAGACCAAATAAACCAATGGTTAGGACTATCATAAAACCCGTTGCGCCGATAAAGCGAAAGCGAAAACCCCATTTAAAAATAAATCCGACGATGGCTAAAACAAAAAATGCGATGGTGCCATAGGCAGACCATAATGTATAAGTGGCAAAATCTAATGTAGATTCCATAAATATAATTGATGATTAAGGGAATGGGGAATAATTATTAATCAAAGGCAAGGGGTTTAAACCCCTTGTTAAATAATGGTGAATATCGAAAACTAATTACTGTTTATTTAATTAATTAGGCTTCATTTAAAGCAGCAATACCAGGTAATACTTTACCTTCTAATAGTTCTAAACTTGCACCACCACCTGTGGAAATGTGGCTCATTTTTTCAGCTACACCGACTTTTTCTACCGCCGCTACAGAGTCTCCACCGCCGATGATAGTAATTGTACCACCTTCAGTTAATCCTGCGAGGGTATGGGCGATCGCCTCTGTACCTTGAGCAAATTTATCAAACTCAAATACACCCATAGGCCCATTCCATATAACACTACCACAATCAGCGAGCGCATCTTGGAAAGTTTTGATAGAATCAGGCCCAATATCTAAGCCCATCCAACCATCAGGAATGCTATCAATGGCAACGGTTTTCGCATTAGCATCAGGGGCAAAATTATCAGCTACAACCACATCGGTAGGTAATAAAAATTCCACACCTCTTTCTTTCGCCTTAGCTTCTAAAGCCTTAGCTAAATCTAACTTATCTTCCTCAACCAAAGACTTACCCACAGCCAAACCACGGGCTTTATAGAAAGTGAAAATCATTCCACCACCCACAATGAGTTTGTCGCATTTTTCCAGTAAAGTTTCAATTACCCCAATTTTACTAGAAACCTTAGAACCACCAATAATGGCTACTAGAGGACGTTTGGGGGCTTCAATAGCTTTTTGTAAAAATTCTAATTCTTTCTCTATTAATAAACCAGCTACAGAAGTAGAAAGATGGTGAGTAACCCCCTCAGTGGAAGCATGGGCGCGGTGGGCAGTACCAAAAGCATCGTTTACATATAAATCAGCATTACTAGCTAATTTTTTGGCAAATTCAGCGTCATTGGCTTCCTCTTCTTTGTAGAAACGGAGATTTTCGAGTAATGCCACATCACCATTATTTAAACCATTAACAGCAGTGGTTACAGCATCACCGATACAATCATCACATTTAACAACATTTTTACCCAGTAACTCAGATAAACGTACACCCACAGCGGTTAAACGTAAACTGTCTTTAACTTCACCCTTGGGGCGCCCCATGTGACTACATAATACAACTTTTGCACCTTTGGAGGTTAATTCGTTGATGGTGGGTAAAGCCGCTCTAATGCGGGTATCATCGGTGATTTTTCCACCGTCCATGGGTACATTAAAATCAACCCTAACTAATACTCTTTTTCCTTCTAAATCTGATGCGGTTAAATTCGCAATAGTTTTTTTTGCCATGGATATATGTCCTTTTGTTTATCAGAAATTTAATATATTTAAAGTAAAAAATCTTACTCTTTGCAAATTTTACAATGACACTGGACAATACACAATTGATACCTGTGCTTGAATGACAATTTTAAGGTTGATTAGCGATGAAGCATCGGTAAAAAAAATAGACAGGAAAATTATATCTCCTGCCCTATTATTATTCAATTTTGCTTTTACTTGTTTGCGTCTCTATTTTGAAAAAGAGAATATCTATGAATTAGATACTGAAAGTAAAAAATTAATTCTCAATTTTCAATTCTTAATTACTCTAGTATCCTTTGTTTAAGGCAAATTCTACCTGCTTAAACTCTTGAGTTAAGCGTTTTTGTAATTTATCAGGAATGGGGCGATTTCCGTAAGAGGTGTAATAACCAGCAAGGGAATTGAGGGCAGTTTGCATTGTCGTAAAAGATTTTAAACCACCATAATTACTATTTTTGCGGTAGCGGGAAATGTAATCGTTAATTTGCGCTCTGGTTTCATTTTGGATTTCCTTCTTTTCTTCGATGCTGATTTCAGTGGGAAGGGCGATCGCAACTTGGACTTTTTCTAGTACAGTCATCGTATCTTGGGTATAATTACCAGTCAAACCAGTGGTACTACCACAACCAACTAAACCTACAACTACAACGAGGATAAGAGCTAGTAGCTTAGAAAAATAAGATTTTATAATCATAAAATTATCTAATATTGTTTTATTATTTACACTATCCGATTTTACCAGCATTAAACCCATTTTCCAATTAGATCAAACCTTCAAAAAATTAAGATAATAGAAAATAAGATGATAAATAAACAAGACAATATCAATTTAATTTTTATTATCCGTTAGCAATTTTGTATAGTTCATTAAAAAAGCCCATCATTAATGGTCAATTGCTAAAATTATCGATGCCCATTCGTTCCGAGATATTGATATGATATTAAAAGCACTAATAAACATCATATATTTTAGTTATAAATACTCATGTCAACCACTATTACAACAGGATGGACAAAAGCAGAAATACAAATAACTGAACAAGTTTTAAAAAAAGCCTACGAGCGAGAAACAAAAACTCTAGTTCAACAAGTTAAAGATAAAATAAACAATCTCGAAGATATGGAAGAACTTTGGCAAGTCCATGATCTTCTTAGCTCAAAACGCTATGATCTTGATGGTAAATACGATAACAGAGAACCCATGTTAGTATTTACTTTTGCCGAACTTCTTAAAGAGGGTTGGATAAAACTAGAAGAATTAGCTGGGTTGGATAAAGGCAAATTAGCACAAATATCTTCTCTATCCAGAATGTAGATTAACGGGGATGGGCTTTGCCCACCCTACACAGAATCCTTTTATCGTAGTCAAAGGGATACCAATGGTTTTTTTACAAAATTTTTAATCTCCTCATTAAATTCA of Cyanobacterium sp. HL-69 contains these proteins:
- the psb27 gene encoding photosystem II Psb27 protein Psb27, which encodes MGLMLVKSDSVNNKTILDNFMIIKSYFSKLLALILVVVVGLVGCGSTTGLTGNYTQDTMTVLEKVQVAIALPTEISIEEKKEIQNETRAQINDYISRYRKNSNYGGLKSFTTMQTALNSLAGYYTSYGNRPIPDKLQKRLTQEFKQVEFALNKGY
- the pgk gene encoding phosphoglycerate kinase Pgk, with the protein product MAKKTIANLTASDLEGKRVLVRVDFNVPMDGGKITDDTRIRAALPTINELTSKGAKVVLCSHMGRPKGEVKDSLRLTAVGVRLSELLGKNVVKCDDCIGDAVTTAVNGLNNGDVALLENLRFYKEEEANDAEFAKKLASNADLYVNDAFGTAHRAHASTEGVTHHLSTSVAGLLIEKELEFLQKAIEAPKRPLVAIIGGSKVSSKIGVIETLLEKCDKLIVGGGMIFTFYKARGLAVGKSLVEEDKLDLAKALEAKAKERGVEFLLPTDVVVADNFAPDANAKTVAIDSIPDGWMGLDIGPDSIKTFQDALADCGSVIWNGPMGVFEFDKFAQGTEAIAHTLAGLTEGGTITIIGGGDSVAAVEKVGVAEKMSHISTGGGASLELLEGKVLPGIAALNEA